The Nitrosomonas sp. sh817 genome includes a window with the following:
- a CDS encoding SMP-30/gluconolactonase/LRE family protein has translation MKVSTSLLIAATFCISAYFCFWPVPIEPVSWKAPSAPGYTGVHTRNERLSGLKFISLEGEEGPEHVALSSDGMLYTAVASGKILRMSPDGNALEVFANTRGRVLGFDFDAAGNLIAADAMRGVLKITPDRKISMLVDHVDDDLIRYPNSIAVARNGKIYITDSSIRFAPSQTGGTFEASLLDIVEQSASGRVLEYDPVNNQVRIVAKGLSFANGIALSHDEQSLFVNETGRYRVWKIAIAAENLDVTLNSAQAIILLDNLPGYPDNLMRGQEGKIWLGFAKPRNSIIDFMSDKPFLRKLVLRFPRMFWPIPEAYGHVIAFTENGNIVSDMQDPSGQYPETTALTEISDRFFIQSLHANNLGWMNKPSD, from the coding sequence ATGAAAGTATCAACATCGCTATTGATTGCAGCTACATTCTGTATCAGTGCTTATTTCTGTTTCTGGCCTGTTCCGATAGAGCCTGTAAGCTGGAAGGCACCCTCCGCTCCGGGTTACACCGGAGTACATACTCGAAATGAGCGATTATCCGGCTTAAAATTTATTTCACTTGAAGGTGAAGAAGGTCCGGAGCATGTGGCATTGTCTAGTGACGGTATGCTCTACACCGCTGTAGCGAGTGGTAAAATTCTGCGCATGAGCCCTGATGGAAATGCGCTAGAAGTATTCGCAAATACCAGAGGCCGGGTATTGGGGTTCGATTTTGATGCCGCCGGTAACTTGATTGCGGCTGATGCAATGCGCGGCGTGCTGAAAATTACCCCAGATCGAAAGATCAGCATGCTTGTTGACCATGTCGATGACGACCTCATTCGCTACCCCAACAGCATTGCCGTTGCGCGAAACGGCAAAATTTATATAACAGATTCTTCCATTCGCTTTGCTCCATCACAAACGGGTGGAACCTTTGAGGCGAGTTTGCTGGATATTGTTGAGCAATCGGCCAGCGGTCGTGTACTGGAATATGATCCGGTAAATAATCAAGTGAGAATCGTCGCCAAAGGATTAAGTTTCGCCAATGGCATAGCGCTTTCACACGACGAGCAGTCATTATTCGTTAATGAAACCGGACGTTACCGGGTTTGGAAAATCGCAATAGCAGCTGAAAATCTTGATGTGACACTCAATTCAGCGCAAGCCATCATTCTTCTTGATAATTTACCGGGATATCCTGACAACCTAATGCGCGGCCAAGAAGGAAAAATCTGGCTAGGCTTTGCCAAACCGCGTAACTCAATTATCGATTTCATGAGTGACAAGCCCTTTTTAAGAAAGTTAGTGCTGCGTTTTCCGCGAATGTTTTGGCCTATTCCTGAAGCCTATGGTCACGTCATAGCATTCACGGAAAACGGAAACATCGTTTCAGACATGCAAGATCCAAGCGGTCAATACCCCGAAACCACTGCACTCACAGAAATTAGTGATCGATTCTTTATTCAGAGTTTGCATGCTAATAATTTAGGTTGGATGAATAAGCCAAGTGATTGA
- a CDS encoding exosortase system-associated protein, TIGR04073 family produces the protein MNVMTRFVFLITSPFLFSCIALADIETTPNSHFDKSRLKLSSGFANIATGWMEFPKNINIVGQQENTLAPGMAAFSLGVLQGGWYTINRMGCGIFDLLTFMIPTNPSVDPAFVWDDFSRESKFMGY, from the coding sequence ATGAATGTGATGACTAGGTTTGTTTTTTTGATAACTTCACCATTTCTCTTCTCATGCATTGCTTTGGCGGATATTGAAACAACCCCGAACTCGCATTTTGATAAGTCCAGGTTGAAACTCAGCAGTGGTTTCGCCAACATTGCCACGGGTTGGATGGAATTTCCTAAAAATATCAACATTGTGGGGCAACAAGAAAATACGCTGGCGCCCGGCATGGCTGCTTTCAGTCTCGGTGTGCTTCAGGGTGGTTGGTATACGATCAATCGCATGGGGTGCGGGATATTTGATTTGCTAACTTTCATGATTCCAACAAATCCTTCGGTTGATCCGGCTTTTGTTTGGGATGATTTTTCACGTGAATCAAAATTCATGGGATATTGA
- a CDS encoding class I SAM-dependent methyltransferase: protein MNRQPHFIPAFHFHWLTRWYDPMMRWLFPELRIRSALVTQARIRSGQPVLDIGCGTGTLTLLIKQTEPEAVVCGLDADPEILRIAQEKSDRNEKPILLQQGTATCLPYANETFDHVFSSLLMHHLTRVDKQQALKEIFRVLKPGGELHIADFGEPHDVTMWLLSRGMRWFEEINDHVLGLLPVFAEKAGFHSVQETAYYRTIFGAVVIMRACKPGSA, encoded by the coding sequence TTGAATAGACAACCTCATTTCATTCCGGCATTTCATTTTCATTGGCTGACCCGCTGGTACGATCCCATGATGCGGTGGTTATTTCCCGAACTCCGGATTAGATCGGCATTGGTTACGCAAGCACGGATCCGGTCTGGTCAGCCGGTACTGGACATCGGTTGCGGCACTGGCACACTGACATTACTGATCAAGCAAACCGAACCTGAAGCAGTTGTCTGCGGATTGGATGCCGATCCGGAGATTTTGCGGATTGCCCAAGAAAAATCCGATCGAAACGAAAAGCCTATTCTGTTGCAACAAGGAACGGCAACGTGCTTGCCTTATGCCAACGAAACTTTCGACCACGTGTTTTCAAGCTTACTGATGCACCATTTGACCCGGGTGGATAAACAACAAGCGCTAAAAGAGATATTTCGCGTGCTCAAGCCTGGTGGTGAATTGCACATCGCCGATTTTGGCGAGCCGCACGATGTTACGATGTGGCTTCTTTCCCGGGGAATGCGGTGGTTCGAAGAGATCAACGATCATGTACTGGGTTTACTGCCGGTTTTCGCCGAAAAAGCCGGATTTCATTCAGTACAGGAAACCGCTTATTACCGGACTATCTTCGGAGCAGTTGTAATCATGCGCGCCTGCAAACCTGGTAGCGCATGA
- a CDS encoding FxDxF family PEP-CTERM protein, whose translation MLQNLKLKLVAAAVLLFSSTAFAGFGNFPGDGSVGNPYELGNIGSTPTTLSALLIGATGNSFEEYANFTIPTFSSTTGSASTLFLSLGGFVVNDINNFAVEVWNSTHPNGTTLIATFTDDGLTHSLGDLLPGQYHLDISGTFGANLGQYSVSLQALPVPEPETYAMLLAGLGLVGFSARKRKLA comes from the coding sequence ATGCTACAAAACCTCAAACTGAAACTAGTCGCTGCAGCCGTTCTACTGTTTAGCTCAACCGCATTTGCCGGTTTTGGTAACTTTCCAGGAGACGGATCTGTTGGAAATCCATACGAATTGGGCAACATCGGTTCAACCCCGACAACATTGTCAGCATTGTTGATTGGCGCCACCGGAAACTCGTTTGAAGAATATGCCAATTTCACAATTCCTACCTTTTCATCCACCACAGGTTCTGCTTCAACTCTGTTTCTGTCGCTGGGTGGTTTTGTAGTTAACGATATCAACAATTTTGCAGTTGAAGTGTGGAATAGCACGCATCCAAACGGTACAACTTTGATCGCAACCTTTACCGATGATGGCTTAACCCATTCACTCGGCGATCTTCTTCCTGGTCAATATCATTTGGATATTAGCGGTACTTTCGGTGCCAACTTAGGTCAATATTCCGTTTCACTGCAAGCATTACCGGTACCGGAACCTGAAACCTATGCTATGTTACTGGCCGGCTTGGGATTGGTTGGTTTCTCTGCACGCAAACGAAAATTAGCTTAA
- a CDS encoding EamA family transporter: MHLQHIALAIVVAVIWGFNFVMIKAGLDELPPVLLCALRFFFTAFPAIFFVRPPAVAFRQVIAFGFVMFALQFTLLFFGMAAGATAGLASLLLQVQVFFTMLLAVLFLDEKPSGWQITGTIVSFSGIALVAANIGEDISVLGMVLIIAAAASWGIGNLMSKRLGQINMLALVAWGSFVAWPPLLLLSFVTEQSAWNLENLSGLS, translated from the coding sequence ATGCATCTGCAACATATCGCACTGGCCATCGTAGTGGCGGTGATCTGGGGATTCAATTTCGTGATGATTAAAGCGGGGCTTGACGAGCTTCCGCCGGTTCTGTTGTGCGCGCTGCGTTTCTTTTTTACTGCGTTTCCGGCAATTTTTTTCGTTCGGCCGCCTGCCGTCGCTTTCCGGCAAGTGATCGCTTTCGGATTCGTCATGTTCGCATTGCAATTCACTTTGCTGTTCTTCGGCATGGCTGCCGGCGCAACGGCCGGGCTGGCTTCGCTATTGTTGCAGGTGCAGGTGTTTTTTACGATGCTGCTGGCGGTATTATTCCTGGATGAAAAACCGTCGGGCTGGCAAATCACGGGTACGATCGTTTCATTCAGTGGTATTGCTCTGGTCGCTGCCAATATTGGGGAAGACATCTCGGTATTGGGTATGGTTCTGATCATTGCAGCCGCCGCTTCGTGGGGAATCGGCAATCTGATGTCGAAACGGCTGGGGCAAATTAACATGCTGGCGCTCGTGGCTTGGGGAAGTTTCGTCGCGTGGCCGCCGCTGTTGCTGCTATCGTTTGTCACTGAGCAAAGCGCCTGGAATCTTGAAAACCTATCCGGGCTTTCGTAG